A stretch of Hyalangium gracile DNA encodes these proteins:
- a CDS encoding MFS transporter has protein sequence MTSEEKRVIFASSLGTVFEWYDFYLYGSLSAIIAKQFFSGVNPTAAFIFALLAFAAGFAVRPFGALVFGRLGDLVGRKYTFLVTILIMGISTFIVGLLPGYATLGIVAPIILIVLRLLQGLALGGEYGGAATYVAEHAPNGKRGSYTAWIQTTATLGLFLSLLIILGCRVSMSVEAFESWGWRIPFLISVLLLGISIWIRLMLSESPAFQRMKAEGKTSKAPLSEAFAQWGNLKIVLLALFGVVAGQAVVWYTGQFYALFFLTQTLKVDAQAANLMIAAALVLATPFFVVCGALSDRIGRKPIIMAGLALAIVTYFPIFKGITHFANPALEEAIARAPVVVSADPNECSFQFNPVGTSSFTSSCDIAKSALVKRGIPYSNVELSAGQPATVRVGQTVIAAYAADPAGSGKTEVSLGHGPSAGHGPSAGDAKAEAARFDRELNAAIQAAGYPLKADPARVNHVPVVLLLMVLVLYVTMVYGPIAAMLVEMFPTRIRYTSMSLPYHIGNGWFGGFLPTTAFAIVAATGDIYSGLWYPIVVAALTLVIGLLFVRETKDSSVYHTH, from the coding sequence ATGACCTCCGAGGAGAAGCGCGTCATCTTCGCCTCCTCGCTGGGCACGGTGTTCGAGTGGTACGACTTCTATCTGTACGGCTCGCTCAGCGCGATCATCGCCAAGCAGTTCTTCTCCGGCGTCAACCCCACGGCGGCGTTCATCTTCGCGCTGCTGGCGTTCGCCGCGGGCTTCGCGGTGCGGCCCTTCGGCGCGCTGGTGTTCGGACGGCTCGGGGACCTGGTGGGCCGCAAGTACACCTTCCTCGTCACCATCCTCATCATGGGCATCTCGACGTTCATCGTCGGCCTGCTGCCCGGGTACGCGACGCTGGGCATCGTCGCGCCCATCATCCTCATCGTGCTGCGGCTGCTGCAGGGCCTGGCGCTGGGCGGTGAGTACGGCGGGGCGGCCACCTACGTGGCCGAGCACGCGCCCAACGGCAAGCGCGGCAGCTACACGGCGTGGATCCAGACCACGGCCACGCTGGGCCTGTTCCTGTCGCTGCTGATCATCCTCGGCTGCCGCGTGTCGATGAGCGTCGAGGCCTTCGAGTCCTGGGGCTGGCGCATCCCGTTCCTCATCTCGGTGCTCCTGCTGGGCATCTCCATCTGGATCCGCCTCATGCTCAGCGAGTCCCCCGCCTTCCAGAGGATGAAGGCCGAGGGCAAGACGTCCAAGGCGCCGCTGAGCGAGGCGTTCGCGCAGTGGGGCAACCTGAAGATCGTCCTGCTCGCGCTGTTTGGCGTGGTCGCCGGGCAGGCGGTGGTCTGGTACACGGGCCAGTTCTACGCGCTGTTCTTCCTCACCCAGACGCTGAAGGTGGACGCGCAGGCGGCGAACCTGATGATCGCCGCGGCGCTGGTGCTGGCCACGCCGTTCTTCGTCGTCTGCGGCGCGCTGTCGGACCGTATCGGCCGCAAGCCCATCATCATGGCGGGGCTGGCCCTGGCCATCGTCACCTACTTCCCCATCTTCAAGGGCATCACCCACTTCGCCAACCCGGCCCTCGAGGAGGCCATCGCGCGCGCGCCGGTGGTGGTGAGCGCCGACCCGAACGAGTGCAGCTTCCAGTTCAACCCGGTGGGCACCTCGAGCTTCACCTCCTCGTGCGACATCGCGAAGTCGGCCCTGGTCAAGCGCGGCATTCCCTACTCCAACGTGGAGCTCTCCGCGGGGCAGCCGGCCACGGTGCGCGTGGGCCAGACGGTCATCGCCGCGTACGCGGCGGACCCGGCGGGCTCGGGCAAGACGGAGGTGTCGCTCGGACACGGGCCCTCGGCGGGCCACGGCCCGAGCGCTGGGGATGCGAAGGCCGAGGCGGCGCGCTTCGATCGCGAGCTCAACGCGGCCATCCAGGCGGCGGGCTACCCGCTCAAGGCGGACCCGGCGCGAGTGAACCACGTGCCTGTCGTCCTGCTGCTCATGGTGCTGGTCCTCTACGTCACCATGGTCTACGGCCCCATCGCCGCGATGCTCGTGGAGATGTTCCCCACGCGCATCCGCTACACGTCCATGTCGCTGCCGTACCACATCGGCAACGGGTGGTTCGGCGGGTTCCTGCCCACCACCGCGTTCGCCATCGTGGCGGCCACCGGCGACATCTACTCGGGGCTCTGGTACCCCATCGTCGTCGCCGCGCTGACGCTCGTCATCGGCCTGCTGTTCGTGCGCGAGACGAAGGACAGCTCCGTCTACCATACGCACTGA
- a CDS encoding pilus assembly protein → MRAAPHASRGQALVELSLGLLTFTVVAVYGIHFAEVGYLSLKVPEAAVSPLWDSTALRVHRMEPRKEQIGDFRSFENIAPEVQAHARARYGDFDGRSSTLNGRPELTQVFTRMNGLKLDCTRDDQVAFDVPRSRRPALMMPQDGDFGVPQPGQDLGEETDSPLDGIYENVGGISCSAQADLQGLPSLPVLVLDKARALIHGEAPAQHETMKACATGQAVGGVCSGRYGILLGDFGFADADLGDHCPLQAERPNEPCRENPTFYYAAMKVFSNNGRAAGRAASDFAEAFAGYSPIDENGFFMSYRGEEDDYIENDTPRGEELDEVDRPRNTGGPDHKPTAVRRASNLCFLGMREC, encoded by the coding sequence ATGCGCGCCGCCCCCCACGCCTCCCGAGGACAAGCCCTGGTGGAGCTGAGCCTGGGACTGCTCACCTTCACCGTCGTGGCGGTGTACGGCATCCACTTCGCCGAGGTGGGCTACCTCTCGCTCAAGGTGCCCGAGGCGGCCGTCTCTCCGCTGTGGGACAGCACCGCGCTGCGCGTGCACCGCATGGAGCCCCGGAAGGAGCAGATTGGTGACTTCCGCTCCTTCGAGAACATCGCCCCCGAGGTGCAGGCCCACGCCCGCGCGCGCTACGGAGACTTCGATGGGCGCAGCTCCACCCTGAACGGCCGCCCCGAGCTCACCCAGGTCTTCACGCGGATGAACGGGCTGAAGCTGGACTGCACCCGGGATGATCAGGTGGCGTTCGACGTGCCCCGCAGCCGCCGCCCGGCGCTGATGATGCCCCAGGACGGAGACTTCGGCGTTCCCCAGCCCGGGCAGGACCTGGGCGAGGAGACGGACAGCCCGCTCGACGGCATCTACGAGAACGTGGGCGGCATCAGCTGCTCGGCGCAGGCGGACCTCCAGGGGCTGCCGTCGCTGCCCGTCCTCGTGCTGGACAAGGCGCGCGCCCTCATCCATGGCGAGGCGCCGGCGCAGCACGAGACGATGAAGGCCTGCGCGACGGGCCAGGCCGTGGGCGGCGTGTGCTCCGGGCGCTATGGAATCCTCCTGGGGGACTTCGGCTTCGCCGACGCGGACCTGGGCGACCACTGCCCCCTGCAGGCCGAGCGCCCCAATGAGCCCTGCCGCGAGAACCCCACCTTCTATTACGCGGCGATGAAGGTGTTCTCCAACAACGGGCGCGCCGCGGGCCGCGCGGCCTCCGACTTCGCCGAGGCCTTCGCCGGCTACAGCCCCATCGACGAGAACGGCTTCTTCATGAGCTACCGCGGCGAGGAGGACGACTACATCGAGAACGACACGCCGCGCGGCGAGGAGCTGGACGAGGTGGACCGCCCCCGCAACACCGGCGGCCCGGACCACAAGCCGACCGCCGTGCGCCGTGCGTCCAACCTGTGCTTCCTGGGGATGCGGGAATGCTGA
- a CDS encoding LamG domain-containing protein, producing MFIQDLHSRRARWHVPGLLAPLLGLLLAPGEADAVPRPQLVNTRISTPFGANGHSSTIDGRVFIGNVREDQVTTTTTWRARVFRPEAVTYDAEGKPGFASAFSTGKTLDVKNGENALAFCFTQPAQPYTLSSGVAIYQPFLFDSQMYNGPNIFRRRTVDIRVSQPFTPQAEIASFTTGALETLTTVTGAHIRGIEPTMTSDGRLLIYQGGPDNNGVIDHLMYSYNPTPCASTGWSTPRPVSAMFSDPNTALKRYPLAWQRMKAATGEEFGDTAATGLIRGAYPWVDHEGRNLLYAAVRYTDGARREAISLIGSETGWAAYHIDGSLNTDRLDRGHLFYSGPMWNFEQERHPSQNFPPGSSNETKYLPVTKTHDVLALFGSNTADYNEVDIGELLNPFQVLFLPMNELVTRTGDYDVTRTPDLSGRFFTGTVTGTAQISDKNNVTQPASGSLWQPQGKGKALVLPGGGALTVNLADASGTTPGIGAPVKGFTVQLAVRPDAAINQGCTTGNPYRYLLQKRGTLDLIYEANDTVQMSFQINGQRVRLGRSPVLPKGVWTHLAYTWDGTTGQFAEYVNGVETGRVLPTAPGTFQLGTGVLSIGAGVTLDTQACPANGEGSFKGFIDEVRFFAHTRSNRSVCMSTLGADCKEAAIQEEPTLGQFVMSHQFPGCNSVSALGSQACAAAMHRVCAQRGADDALSSATNFYETLQQVIGNRPPISLVGVPSSATATEVNVACAPIQHESLAVTFEELARKHSGCADERSISSTHCTAAARRWCTSLGWTTGQIFEMTSRPWVGCFNSGLRQNVPWSQLGPASSTGNFAAAASRLEVSAWCQTRGYGAGVVQEIPSATEALVHCFQPSVTRPWRFMP from the coding sequence ATGTTCATCCAAGACCTCCATTCGCGGCGCGCGCGCTGGCACGTGCCGGGCCTCCTCGCGCCACTGCTCGGGCTCCTCCTGGCTCCGGGTGAGGCGGACGCGGTGCCGCGCCCCCAGCTGGTCAATACGCGCATCTCCACGCCCTTCGGCGCCAACGGCCACTCCTCCACGATTGATGGCCGGGTCTTCATCGGCAACGTGCGGGAGGACCAGGTGACGACGACCACCACCTGGAGGGCTCGGGTCTTCCGGCCCGAGGCGGTGACCTACGACGCCGAGGGCAAGCCTGGCTTCGCGAGTGCCTTCTCCACCGGGAAGACCCTGGACGTGAAGAACGGGGAGAACGCGCTGGCGTTCTGCTTCACCCAGCCCGCGCAGCCCTACACGCTCAGCAGCGGCGTGGCCATCTACCAGCCCTTCCTCTTCGACTCGCAGATGTACAACGGCCCGAACATCTTCCGCCGCCGCACCGTGGACATCCGGGTGAGCCAGCCGTTCACGCCCCAGGCGGAGATCGCCTCGTTCACGACGGGCGCGCTGGAGACCCTGACCACCGTCACGGGCGCCCACATCCGGGGCATCGAGCCGACGATGACCTCCGACGGGCGGCTGCTCATCTACCAGGGCGGTCCGGACAACAACGGCGTCATCGACCACCTGATGTACTCCTACAACCCCACGCCCTGCGCCAGCACGGGCTGGAGCACCCCGCGCCCCGTGTCGGCGATGTTCAGCGACCCGAACACGGCGCTCAAGCGCTACCCGCTGGCCTGGCAGCGAATGAAGGCCGCCACGGGCGAGGAGTTCGGTGACACCGCCGCGACAGGGCTGATCCGCGGCGCCTATCCCTGGGTGGACCACGAGGGGCGCAACCTGCTCTACGCCGCCGTGCGGTACACGGATGGCGCGCGGCGCGAGGCCATCAGCCTGATCGGCTCGGAGACGGGCTGGGCCGCCTACCACATCGACGGGAGCCTCAACACGGACCGCCTGGACCGGGGTCACCTCTTCTACTCGGGCCCCATGTGGAACTTCGAGCAGGAGCGCCACCCGTCGCAGAACTTCCCGCCCGGCTCCAGCAACGAGACGAAGTACCTGCCCGTCACCAAGACGCACGACGTGCTGGCCCTCTTCGGCAGCAACACGGCGGACTACAACGAGGTGGACATCGGCGAGCTGCTCAACCCCTTCCAGGTGCTCTTCCTGCCGATGAACGAGCTGGTCACCCGGACCGGCGACTATGACGTGACGCGCACGCCGGACCTCTCGGGCCGCTTCTTCACGGGCACCGTCACCGGCACCGCGCAGATCTCCGACAAGAACAACGTGACGCAGCCGGCCTCGGGCTCGCTGTGGCAGCCGCAGGGCAAGGGCAAGGCGCTGGTCCTCCCCGGCGGCGGGGCCCTCACCGTGAACCTCGCGGATGCCAGCGGCACCACGCCCGGCATCGGCGCGCCGGTGAAGGGCTTCACCGTGCAGCTCGCCGTCCGCCCGGACGCGGCCATCAACCAGGGCTGCACGACGGGCAACCCGTACCGCTACCTGCTGCAGAAGCGCGGCACGCTGGACCTCATCTACGAGGCGAACGACACGGTCCAGATGTCGTTCCAGATCAACGGGCAGCGGGTACGCCTGGGACGGAGCCCCGTGCTGCCCAAGGGCGTGTGGACCCACCTGGCCTACACCTGGGACGGAACGACGGGGCAGTTCGCCGAGTACGTCAACGGCGTGGAGACGGGGCGGGTGCTCCCCACGGCGCCGGGCACCTTCCAGCTGGGCACGGGGGTGCTGTCCATCGGCGCGGGAGTGACGCTGGACACGCAGGCCTGCCCGGCCAATGGCGAAGGCTCGTTCAAGGGGTTCATCGACGAGGTGCGGTTCTTCGCCCACACACGCTCCAACCGCAGCGTCTGCATGTCGACGCTGGGCGCGGACTGCAAGGAGGCGGCGATCCAGGAGGAGCCCACGCTCGGCCAGTTCGTCATGAGCCACCAGTTCCCGGGCTGCAACAGCGTCTCCGCGCTGGGCTCGCAGGCGTGCGCCGCGGCCATGCACCGCGTCTGCGCCCAGCGAGGAGCGGACGACGCGCTGAGCAGCGCCACCAACTTCTACGAGACGCTCCAGCAGGTCATCGGCAACCGTCCCCCCATCTCCCTGGTGGGCGTCCCGTCCTCAGCGACGGCCACCGAGGTGAACGTGGCCTGCGCCCCCATCCAGCACGAGAGCCTGGCGGTGACGTTCGAGGAGCTGGCGCGCAAGCACTCCGGCTGCGCGGATGAGCGGTCCATCTCCTCCACGCACTGCACCGCGGCCGCGCGCCGCTGGTGCACGAGCCTGGGCTGGACGACGGGGCAGATCTTCGAGATGACGTCCCGGCCGTGGGTGGGCTGCTTCAACTCGGGGCTGCGCCAGAACGTGCCCTGGAGCCAGCTTGGGCCGGCCTCCAGCACGGGCAACTTCGCGGCCGCGGCCTCCCGGCTGGAGGTCAGCGCCTGGTGCCAGACGCGAGGCTACGGCGCCGGCGTCGTCCAGGAGATCCCCAGCGCCACCGAGGCCCTCGTCCACTGCTTCCAGCCATCCGTGACGCGGCCGTGGAGGTTCATGCCCTGA
- a CDS encoding TadE/TadG family type IV pilus assembly protein, translating into MSYPSSPSRRKAVRPSSQRGQATVEAAISLPLTLFLFLGTLQLFLLLQAQALTGYAAFRAVRTGSVKYGDCEAMTHAAIASLLPSFARTDSAVALGTSFRLHRENRFTPAADSGHSGSIVWIARERPLASEIRADEERSFDDPARYSSVTDVTRLEARLVFWYPMRVPFANWVLSRMFLAQLGLRDFVAVDPLVPAHDARWGATRPVTLEASIREEMLRRADRRQYAFPLQATYAMRMMTPPRPRFFATQNCPFPSEAP; encoded by the coding sequence GTGTCCTACCCGTCCTCACCCTCCCGTCGAAAGGCCGTCCGCCCGAGCTCGCAGCGGGGCCAGGCCACCGTGGAGGCCGCCATCAGCCTCCCGCTGACCCTCTTCCTCTTCCTGGGCACGCTGCAGCTGTTCCTGCTGCTCCAGGCCCAGGCGCTCACCGGCTACGCCGCCTTCCGGGCCGTGCGCACCGGCAGCGTCAAGTACGGGGACTGCGAGGCGATGACGCACGCGGCCATCGCCTCGCTGCTGCCCTCCTTCGCTCGCACGGACTCGGCGGTGGCGCTGGGCACCTCCTTCCGCCTCCACCGCGAGAACCGCTTCACTCCCGCGGCGGACAGCGGGCACTCCGGCAGCATCGTCTGGATTGCCCGGGAGCGCCCGCTGGCCTCGGAGATCCGCGCGGACGAGGAGCGCAGCTTCGATGATCCGGCTCGCTACTCCAGCGTCACGGACGTCACCCGGCTCGAGGCGCGGCTCGTCTTCTGGTACCCCATGCGCGTCCCCTTCGCGAACTGGGTGCTGAGCCGGATGTTCCTGGCCCAGCTGGGGCTGCGCGACTTCGTCGCCGTGGACCCGCTGGTGCCCGCTCACGATGCGCGCTGGGGCGCGACCAGGCCCGTCACGCTCGAGGCCTCCATCCGCGAGGAGATGCTGCGGCGCGCCGACCGCCGCCAGTACGCCTTCCCGCTCCAGGCCACCTACGCCATGCGGATGATGACGCCGCCGCGTCCGCGGTTCTTCGCCACGCAGAACTGCCCCTTCCCCTCGGAGGCGCCATGA
- a CDS encoding sensor histidine kinase, which translates to MVVVLLYGVDLLILEHASWEPLAVRLAWAVAMILTGLAMNHTSPFQSWLVSSGYGIVSALCYLGLVALGGGPHGPYFSFSPAIPLVMAMASTETLGAPVTCGLVSALGGGWMLHASGASPLEAFLWSLMMLVMMFFGLYGGVQFRKARLAENETRLERSRREALEKLAASERRRAQSERLATIGRLAAGVAHELNNPIAYVRTNLDFLGRELLSTPPGSREEVREAFQDVNSGVERIRQIVSDLRGFSRMDATEEPARCSLAEVVTDAARLASVRLKSVARLRVELPAELPEVHVVRRRLAQVILNLLVNASDALEARRGQESEVRVQARVEGEAVQLLIEDNGPGFPEEVLPRLFEPFFTTKEPERGTGLGLMLSREYVEQFGGTLTAANREEGGARLCIRLPAIAHHPVSATA; encoded by the coding sequence GTGGTGGTCGTCCTCCTCTACGGCGTGGATCTGCTCATCCTGGAGCACGCCAGCTGGGAGCCGCTCGCGGTGCGGCTGGCCTGGGCGGTGGCGATGATCCTGACCGGGCTGGCGATGAACCACACGAGCCCCTTCCAGTCATGGCTGGTGAGCTCGGGCTACGGGATCGTCTCCGCGCTCTGCTACCTGGGGCTGGTCGCCTTGGGCGGCGGGCCCCATGGGCCGTACTTCTCCTTCTCCCCCGCGATTCCGCTCGTGATGGCGATGGCGTCCACCGAGACGCTGGGGGCGCCCGTGACGTGCGGCCTCGTGAGCGCGCTGGGCGGCGGGTGGATGCTGCATGCCTCGGGAGCGTCACCGCTCGAGGCCTTCCTGTGGTCGCTGATGATGCTCGTGATGATGTTCTTCGGGCTGTACGGGGGCGTTCAGTTCCGCAAGGCGCGGCTCGCGGAGAACGAGACGCGGCTGGAGCGCTCGCGGCGCGAGGCCCTGGAGAAGCTGGCCGCGAGCGAGCGCCGCCGGGCCCAGTCCGAGCGGCTGGCCACCATCGGCCGCCTGGCGGCGGGCGTGGCGCACGAGCTGAACAACCCCATCGCCTATGTGCGTACGAACCTGGACTTCCTGGGGCGGGAGCTGCTGAGCACGCCGCCGGGCTCCCGAGAGGAGGTGCGCGAGGCGTTCCAGGACGTGAACAGCGGCGTGGAGCGCATCCGGCAGATCGTGTCCGATCTCCGCGGCTTCTCGCGGATGGACGCGACGGAGGAGCCCGCGCGGTGCTCGCTCGCGGAGGTGGTGACGGATGCGGCGCGGCTGGCGTCCGTCCGGCTCAAGAGCGTGGCCCGGCTTCGGGTGGAGCTGCCCGCGGAGCTGCCCGAGGTCCACGTGGTGCGCCGACGGCTGGCGCAGGTCATCCTCAACCTGCTGGTCAACGCCAGTGACGCGCTGGAGGCTCGCCGCGGGCAGGAGAGCGAAGTCCGGGTCCAGGCGCGTGTGGAGGGCGAGGCGGTCCAACTGCTCATCGAGGACAACGGCCCCGGCTTCCCCGAGGAGGTGCTGCCCAGGTTGTTCGAGCCCTTCTTCACGACGAAGGAGCCCGAGCGAGGCACGGGGCTCGGGCTGATGCTGTCGCGGGAGTACGTGGAGCAGTTCGGTGGCACGCTGACGGCGGCGAACCGGGAAGAGGGTGGGGCGCGGCTGTGCATCCGTCTGCCAGCCATCGCCCACCACCCGGTGTCCGCCACGGCTTGA
- a CDS encoding Tad domain-containing protein produces the protein MSSRSPRGQSLILMCIALLFLVLMVCLTLSFSMKLRDKMETQNVADLAAYSGAVATARTFNSVALMRRAQTGNLVAISSVMSLISWTSMVRADLNSARMAAHGCSAAATTLEALDEKNAEIEERWHELDARAGVQAYNIQILGNYLAYLQGKMFEELQQSVSGGPESFAARMTAMASENSRFPGELHAGPTPVSVGELVHATSGGNGHAMDMAMASRGYGFITRRQVDPSMNAPGGILGALGAAGARLRVIEGGGSAYWGSELGHGGRADSTWFTFAEDHATLEVTFPGCAPFRVTATAGVRATDKEDASDDHWWTPASSKLGQADVGMEKQHRHTLMSCWPRQFCPNTFIGGMTYNTADQEEANLWAQPKNFALVQRDYRARGRNSAPWELVFQLRFTPDSNSSFDSHGWNTADGTDISVQSALGTGLAYYHRPGHWNEPPNLWNPFWRATLVSADVDAAGDPRRGGTDIADTVGEPAAEALRQLTLAGYKGVH, from the coding sequence ATGAGCTCCCGCTCCCCTCGCGGACAGTCGCTGATCCTCATGTGCATCGCGCTGCTGTTCCTGGTGCTGATGGTGTGCCTCACCCTGTCCTTCTCCATGAAGCTGCGCGACAAGATGGAGACGCAGAACGTGGCGGACCTGGCGGCCTACAGCGGCGCGGTGGCCACCGCGCGCACGTTCAACAGCGTGGCCCTCATGCGGCGCGCGCAGACCGGCAACCTGGTGGCCATCTCCTCGGTGATGAGCCTCATCAGCTGGACGAGCATGGTGCGCGCGGACCTCAACTCCGCTCGCATGGCCGCCCACGGCTGCTCCGCCGCCGCCACCACCCTGGAGGCGCTGGACGAGAAGAACGCGGAGATTGAGGAGCGGTGGCACGAGCTGGACGCCCGCGCCGGCGTGCAGGCCTACAACATCCAGATCCTCGGCAACTACCTGGCCTACCTGCAGGGAAAGATGTTCGAGGAGCTGCAGCAGTCCGTCTCGGGCGGCCCCGAGTCCTTCGCCGCGCGCATGACGGCCATGGCCAGTGAAAACAGCCGCTTCCCGGGCGAGCTGCACGCCGGCCCCACCCCCGTGTCCGTGGGGGAGCTGGTGCATGCGACGTCGGGCGGCAATGGCCACGCCATGGACATGGCCATGGCCTCCCGCGGGTACGGGTTCATCACCCGCCGCCAGGTGGACCCCTCCATGAACGCCCCGGGCGGAATCCTGGGAGCGCTGGGCGCGGCCGGGGCCCGCCTGCGCGTCATCGAGGGCGGCGGCAGCGCCTACTGGGGCTCGGAGCTGGGCCACGGCGGCCGAGCGGACTCCACGTGGTTCACCTTCGCGGAGGACCACGCCACCCTGGAGGTGACCTTCCCCGGCTGCGCCCCCTTCCGCGTCACGGCCACCGCCGGCGTGCGGGCCACCGACAAGGAGGATGCCTCGGACGACCACTGGTGGACCCCGGCCAGCTCGAAGCTGGGCCAGGCGGATGTAGGCATGGAGAAGCAGCACCGGCACACCCTCATGTCCTGCTGGCCGCGCCAGTTCTGCCCCAACACCTTCATTGGCGGCATGACGTACAACACCGCCGACCAGGAGGAAGCCAACCTCTGGGCCCAGCCCAAGAATTTCGCGCTGGTACAGCGCGACTACCGGGCGCGGGGACGCAACAGCGCGCCCTGGGAGCTCGTCTTCCAGCTGCGCTTCACCCCCGACTCCAACAGCTCCTTCGACAGCCACGGCTGGAACACGGCGGATGGCACCGACATCAGCGTGCAGTCGGCGCTGGGCACCGGGCTGGCCTACTACCACCGGCCGGGCCACTGGAACGAGCCCCCCAACCTCTGGAACCCCTTCTGGCGCGCCACCCTCGTCTCGGCCGATGTCGATGCCGCGGGGGACCCTCGGAGAGGCGGCACGGACATTGCTGACACGGTGGGAGAGCCCGCCGCGGAAGCGCTCCGGCAGCTCACTCTCGCTGGCTACAAAGGAGTCCACTGA